A genomic region of Thunnus albacares chromosome 2, fThuAlb1.1, whole genome shotgun sequence contains the following coding sequences:
- the LOC122996998 gene encoding uncharacterized protein LOC122996998 isoform X1 — protein MEEYLRRVQSRLGADASDDSIHAVVGGPEADVDTVAATLCLALHLSQREPSGGVCVPVLCGRRCDAVLPAETVRYLQSVKICESLLLWKEDVDLVKLHHTRKLSLTLLRDGVLDSSEYHTLESCILRVVHHDGQQDAEDYGASSAVTTVAREILQEAAEHIGAALRETLGEALRLQSEAQCIKHGRQSVQLEALMRSLEQLSDVTASQQDAAKLQDLEQLLSKELKEFSDGEMTIALTSVTSDEEDWHGYVDRLKSFSHRHGYDGLMVLLSISDTVHHPRQQVAVYTSNADILNQICCELEESSSLSLSGELEPRECLQVYHITINTPLSSDTSLLWEEIQGFLKEFVDRRSSMLACHPSSRTSSTEGVAGSVEFSQGSSGINDMDGSDIERVEGGCGDAVPIARVMADEEDTGGVGVGAGGELVSPDSGMTTIRSSRSSKESSVFLSDDSPVGEVVAGGGSAAGPGGLFLRNPSPLGLLSLSPPVPPERRRNRSSRNRSENFDLFSFDPLHSSDHSLPAGGESTNSGGRGDEEVRRAGSSSLSEYEELSLMDFSAPSSLANFSVDHHGQIHGNEMIDTVVPPTPVNSLVGSRPPSRCGVRFFPEDVVERINGLQHKDSVSSSLSETWDELGFDTQGALSSSDNNAWNRTRGSESPQNILEEVGGKESIGDTAEREKIVKSENSHHRGMGLEPQLSLITEQTESYDNWNPDSLLKDQWNLVTLADLQLTPPEEEVFGKCKAGIIAVQEKTSSLSKKKVILNTLTPDTSKEEDEGVQGKKGDRQMELLDFWTYSAQKGFLKSDSGTTTSYPESLDMWNMTIRDDSLSPLTTPENLSENSGSFYGLNPSVKGGASVESPLGFSDGGMEMWNTTIQEDSSSTITSPEGPENGRDLSYMGSLEASDIPETNATKQTEEEKAIEEKSVNKVLSQTPGEVEWKGNEHHVKIVIEAAEGRSQIKETDDNDIQSAQSQMSVMQNFVSELPKEQTVPDQGSDMWDLPVPGMVTSTSEYDNVGAGTWSLTSSPETYASPVVDMIQLEEQSSPFIAVTKPTQIDEGHDQHQRADSLGEHRVVLSDKEQPDDQVFIFERPSELSDMTRSGGSSIESKYDNKTAEGLEEADWIEQPSDHSPFILVDNSSVTQQISANHQSSSGEAVETQIQTDQSLSPSLMNWDSLVSQKHDGPKSTSVRMAHNDDGPIIESQRGPDNESNGNVEGKTTETMSLSSSSGGERDTTKHSPDSLLPGSQDDLRSNSDGDSSSGLEMENIIVSGTVKEADREWHYRPKEGDKQSKGTRKSLETFSMLSYAATVLQIQAQAAHREHQENTEQSRQNQMSRDTEGTLSADVQQNQAVFESTNKHITEQTYSKTGALHQSSSDESALDVCSASQRFTDSTHPQENASNATEIFSPSQSKTISQVFHQSDSRPTVCSPTPIEEGNYDDKSSIMARSVSPSLRYPSDHFLKTREEVYVHSQISMEDSDEGGQSPSSAPSCPTSLGNLQVWGGQLARQDTPQSTSEPQSPALTNSSVSHTSSLVGTPLSESGISTDRGLGLPFSGDLMEEENGEEEQEEEIDVELTTLPKWTSQVQTEKEERPQLGSSDLLSFTEELIGGCSFQQTDLQTLEPKGGRFLQNTLDYYDGQPIRTVDCDTWSAEQHTGGNGASQESHSPILRRHQEVTSQLLSQTTDENAAYQWTGSQNVTQGQTQYGYNYHHIDQRTENQSASAACADTKSNSQENTTDVYAEFTTDATTVQYRADQAESYYEPGDIAEYSSEDPGSTFQYIAESQYGGDSTSTRASEVQCSQYQANGQSQYETDQGQYQFDGQLFYQSNIHAEREDHARYVPEEYVHFLLSSRHSQQGDNAAGMMMKMASSEEAEEMENREDPPSSADLSIGSNQRRKLVAPPMNVSLDPSEGSLLSEDALDTEDEALDTGDDLDLNIDEVDTSDEADSREFNRHGDSDESNLGAGAALSEGVAGHRAAEEGRESRLWRSVVIGEQEHRIDMKCIEPYRRVISHGGYYAEQNAIIVFAACFLPDSDCDNYNYVMENLFLYVISTLELMVAEDYMIVYLNGATPRRRMPGFTWMKKCYQMIDRRLKKNLKMFIIVHPSWFIRTLLGITRPFISSKFSSKIKYVNSLRELGEIIPMEYVHIPPSIVKLDTELQDTAAKADRKGNSAV, from the exons ATGGAAGAGTATTTGCGGAGGGTCCAGAGCAGACTCGGG gcaGATGCATCAGATGATTCCATCCATGCTGTTGTAGGCGGACCAGAGGCAGATGTTGACACTGTGGCCGCAACACTGTGCTTAGCACTACACCTCAGCCAG AGGGAGCCATCAGGTGGAGTGTGTGTGCCGGTGCTGTGCGGCCGGCGATGTGATGCTGTGTTGCCCGCGGAGACGGTGAGGTATCTGCAGAGTGTGAAAATTTGTGAGAGCTTGCTGCTGTGGAAGGAAGATGTAGATCTGGTGAAACTTCATCACACCAGaaaactctctctcacactgctAAGAGATGGAGTGCTAGACAg cTCTGAGTACCACACTCTGGAGTCCTGCATCCTGCGAGTGGTCCATCACGACGGGCAGCAGGACGCAGAGGATTATGGGGCATCGTCCGCAGTGACGACAGTCGCCAGAGAGATTCTTCAAGAGGCAGCAGAGCACATCGGAGCAGCGCTGAGGGAGACTCTCGGAG AGGCTTTACGGCTACAAAGTGAAGCTCAGTGTATCAAACATGGCCGTCAGTCAGTACAACTGGAGGCGCTCATGAGATCCTTGGAGCAATTGAGTGATGTCACTGCGAGTCAACAGGATGCGGCGAAGCTACAAG ACTTGGAGCAGCTGCTGTCCAAGGAGCTGAAAGAGTTTTCGGACGGAGAGATGACCATAGCGCTAACCTCAGTGACCTCAGACGAGGAG gACTGGCATGGTTATGTGGACAGGCTGAAATCATTCAGTCATCGCCATGGCTACGATGGTTTGATGGTTCTCTTGTCCATCAGTGATACAGTTCATCATCCTCGCCAGCAGGTGGCTGTCTACACGAGCAACGCTGATATCCTAAACCAG ATCTGCTGTGAGTTGGAAGAGTCTTCCAGCTTGTCTCTTTCTGGTGAATTGGAGCCCAGGGAGTGTCTCCAGGTCTACCACATCACTATAAACACCCCCTTATCCTCTGATACTTCTCTGCTGTGGGAAGAGATTCAGGGCTTCCTCAAGGAGTTTGTTGATCGGCGAAGCTCTATGCTGGCCTGTCACCCCAGCAGTAGGACCTCTTCCACGGAGGGAGTGGCAGGCAGTGTTGAGTTCTCCCAGGGATCATCTGGAATCAATGACATGGATGGTTCTGATATAGAGAGAGTCGAAGGAGGCTGTGGAGATGCGGTGCCCATAGCACG GGTGATGGCAGATGAAGAGGACACAGGAGGTGTAGGAGTCGGTGCAGGTGGGGAGCTAGTGAGCCCTGACAGCGGCATGACCACAATCCGCAGCAGCCGCTCCTCCAAGGAGAGTTCAGTGTTTCTTAGCGATGACAGCCCTGTTGGTGAAGTTGTAGCAGGTGGGGGGTCAGCAGCAGGGCCTGGAGGACTCTTCCTGAGAAACCCCTCTCCCCTGGGGTTGTtatctctctcccctcctgtcccaccagagaggaggaggaaccgCTCTAGCAGGAATAGGAGTGAGAACTTTGACCTGTTTAGTTTTGACCCACTACATAGCAGTGACCACTCTCTGCCAGCAGGCGGGGAATCTACAAAttctggaggaagaggagatgaggaagTAAGAAGAGCAGGAAGCTCAAGCCTATCAGAATATGAAGAACTGAGCTTGATGGATTTCTCTGCTCCCAGTTCATTGGCAAATTTTTCAGTAGACCACCATGGTCAAATCCATGGGAATGAGATGATTGATACTGTGGTTCCTCCAACCCCAGTCAACAGCCTGGTAGGTAGTCGCCCACCCAGCAGATGTGGGGTCAGGTTCTTCCCAGAAGATGTAGTTGAAAGGATCAATGGCCTACAGCACAAGGACAGTGTGTCATCGTCCTTGTCGGAAACCTGGGATGAACTTGGCTTTGACACACAAGGAGCATTGTCCTCAAGTGATAATAATGCCTGGAATAGGACCAGAGGATCTGAGAGTCCACAGAATATTTTGGAGGAAGTTGGAGGCAAAGAGTCAATTGGTGAcacagcagaaagagaaaagatcGTAAAGTCAGAGAACTCCCATCACAGGGGAATGGGCCTTGAACCACAGCTTAGCCTGATCACCGAGCAGACTGAATCATATGACAACTGGAACCCAGATTCTCTATTGAAGGATCAATGGAACCTTGTTACTTTGGCGGATCTGCAATTGACACCACCAGAGGAGGAAGTATTTGGAAAATGCAAAGCTGGTATCATAGCAGTGCAAGAAAAAACATCCTCGTTGTCAAAAAAGAAAGTAATCCTAAACACTCTAACACCAGACACATCTAAAGAAGAGGACGAAGGGGTacaggggaaaaaaggagacagacagatggagctTCTAGACTTCTGGACCTACTCAGCACAGAAGGGATTTCTTAAGTCTGATAGTGGAACCACCACGTCTTACCCTGAATCACTAGATATGTGGAATATGACAATCCGGGATGACAGTCTATCACCTCTCACGACCCCTGAAAACTTGTCTGAAAACTCAGGTTCTTTCTATGGATTGAACCCCAGTGTTAAGGGTGGTGCCTCTGTGGAAAGTCCACTAGGATTCTCTGATGGTGGAATGGAGATGTGGAACACCACCATTCAAGAAGACAGCTCTTCCACAATAACAAGCCCCGAAGGGCCAGAAAATGGAAGGGACCTTAGTTACATGGGATCACTGGAAGCCAGTGATATTCCTGAGACAAACGCGAccaaacagacagaagaagaaaaagctaTAGAGGAGAAAAGTGTGAATAAAGTACTGAGTCAGACACCTGGGGAAGTAGAGTGGAAAGGTAATGAACACCATGTGAAAATAGTCATAGAGGCTGCAGAGGGTAGATCACAGATTAAAGAAACAGATGACAATGACATCCAGAGTGCTCAGAGTCAAATGTCTGTCATGCAGAATTTTGTATCTGAACTTCCAAAAGAACAGACAGTACCAGACCAAGGTAGTGACATGTGGGACCTACCTGTCCCTGGCATGGTCACCTCCACCTCAGAATATGACAATGTTGGAGCTGGCACTTGGAGCCTGACATCCTCCCCCGAGACCTATGCTAGTCCAGTAGTAGACATGATACAGCTAGAAGAGCAGTCCAGCCCTTTTATAGCTGTGACCAAGCCTACTCAGATAGATGAGGGACATGATCAACACCAGAGGGCTGATTCTCTAGGAGAACACAGAGTAGTACTTTCAGATAAAGAACAGCCAGATGACCAAGTGTTCATATTTGAGAGACCTAGTGAGTTGAGTGACATGACCAGAAGTGGAGGGAGTTCAATTGAGAGTAAGTACGACAACAAAACTGCAGAGGGATTAGAGGAGGCTGACTGGATAGAGCAACCAAGTGATCATTCCCCATTTATTCTGGTGGACAATTCCTCTGTCACTCAGCAAATTTCAGCCAATCATCAATCAAGTTCAGGAGAAGCTGTTGAGACTCAAATCCAGACTGACCAATCATTGTCCCCAAGCCTTATGAACTGGGATAGTCTTGTTTCCCAGAAACACGATGGCCCCAAATCAACTTCAGTCAGAATGGCCCACAATGATGATGGGCCTATTATTGAAAGCCAAAGGGGTCCTGACAATGAGAGCAATGGAAATGTGGAAGGTAAAACAACTGAGACCATGTCACTGAGTTCCAGCTctgggggggagagagacacaacGAAGCATAGCCCAGACAGTCTTCTCCCAGGCAGTCAAGATGACCTCAGGTCCAATTCAGATGGAGATTCATCATCAGGCCTTGAAATGGAAAACATCATTGTATCTGGCACAGTAAAGGAAGCTGACAGAGAGTGGCATTATAGGCCTAAAGAGGGTGACAAGCAATCAAAAGGAACAAGGAAGTCCCTGGAAACATTTAGCATGCTTTCTTATGCTGCCACAGTACTGCAAATCCAGGCCCAAGCTGCACATAGAGAGCATCAGGAGAACACAGAACAAAGCAGGCAAAACCAAATGTCTAGAGATACTGAGGGTACACTCAGTGCAGATGTCCAGCAAAATCAAGCTGTCTTTGAAAGCACTAACAAACACATCACAGAACAGACATACTCAAAAACAGGAGCATTGCATCAGTCCAGCTCTGATGAGTCAGCCCTCGATGTTTGCAGTGCCTCTCAACGTTTCACAGACAGCACGCATCCCCAAGAAAATGCTAGTAATGCCACTGAAATATTCAGTCCAAGCCAATCAAAAACTATCTCTCAAGTTTTTCATCAGTCAGATTCAAGACCGACAGTTTGCAGTCCAACACCGATAGAAGAAGGAAACTATGATGATAAATCAAGCATCATGGCCAGAAGTGTGTCTCCATCATTAAGATATCCATCAGATCACTTCCTGAAAACCAGAGAAGAAGTTTATGTCCATTCACAAATCTCAATGGAAGATTCAGATGAGGGTGGGCAGTCGCCCTCTTCAGCTCCATCATGTCCTACTTCTTTGGGCAACTTACAAGTCTGGGGGGGTCAGTTAGCAAGACAAGACACACCTCAATCCACATCTGAACCACAATCCCCCGCACTTACCAACAGCTCTGTCTCCCACACAAGCTCTTTGGTTGGCACACCATTAAGTGAGTCAGGTATTTCCACTGACAGAGGACTTGGATTACCTTTTTCTGGAGATTTAATGGAAGAGGAGAATGGTGAGgaagagcaggaagaggaaattGATGTAGAGCTCACTACCCTGCCAAAATGGACTTCACAAGTCCAAACTGAGAAGGAAGAAAGACCACAGCTGGGTTCTTCTGATCTGTTGAGTTTCACTGAGGAGCTGATTGGAGGTTGTTCATTTCAACAAACAGATTTACAGACACTTGAACCAAAGGGCGGCAGGTTCCTACAGAATACACTGGATTACTATGATGGACAACCTATAAGGACTGTTGATTGTGATACATGGTCTGCTGAACAACACACTGGAGGCAATGGAGCTTCTCAAGAAAGCCATTCACCTATTTTAAG AAGACACCAAgaagtgacatcacaacttttgTCCCAGACAACCGATGAGAATGCTGCATACCAGTGGACAGGAAGTCAGAATGTAACTCAGGGTCAAACCCAATATGGCTACAATTACCACCACATTGACCAAAGAACTGAAAACCAGAGCGCCTCCGCAGCCTGCGCAGATACCAAATCTAACAGCCAGGAGAATACCACAGATGTCTATGCTGAGTTTACAACTGATGCCACAACTGTACAATATAGAGCTGACCAGGCTGAGAGCTATTATGAACCTGGAGATATTGCCGAGTACAGCTCGGAAGATCCAGGTTCCACATTCCAGTACATAGCCGAAAGCCAATACGGAGGTGACTCTACCTCCACGCGTGCTTCTGAAGTCCAGTGCTCTCAGTATCAAGCTAATGGCCAGAGCCAGTATGAGACAGACCAAGGGCAGTACCAGTTTGATGGGCAGCTATTCTACCAATCAAATATCCACGCTGAGAGGGAAGATCATGCGCGGTATGTGCCAGAGGAATACGTCCACTTTCTCCTCTCAAG CAGGCACTCCCAACAAGGAGACAACGCAGCagggatgatgatgaagatggcCTCCAGTGAGGAAGCTGAGGAGATGGAAAACAGAGAAG ACCCACCCTCCTCTGCAGATCTGTCAATCGGGTCCAATCAAAGGAGGAAGTTAGTAGCTCCACCAATGAACGTGTCACTGGACCCTAGTGAAGGGTCCCTTCTCTCAGAGGATGCCCTGGATACAGAGGACGAGGCTTTGGATACCGGGGATGACCTGGATCTGAATATTGATGAGGTGGACACATCTGATGAGGCCGACTCAAGGGAGTTCAACAGACACG GGGACTCAGATGAGTCTAATCTTGGAGCAGGAGCCGCATTAAGTGAAGGTGTTGCAGGACACAGAGCGGCTGAGGAGGGCAGGGAGAGCAGACTGTGGAGGAGCGTGGTGATTGGAGAGCAGGAGCATCGCATTGATATGAAGTGCATCGAGCCTTACAGAAGAGTCATCTCTCAtggag gtTATTATGCTGAACAGAATGCCATCATCGTGTTTGCAGCTTGCTTTCTACCAGACAGCGACTGTGACAATTACAACTATGTAATGGAAAACCTTTTTCT ATATGTAATTAGTACCCTGGAACTTATGGTGGCAGAAGATTACATGATTGTCTACCTGAATGGTGCCACACCTCGCAGGAGAATGCCTGGCTTTACTTGGATGAAAAAGTGCTACCAAATGATTGATAGAAG